One genomic region from Eptesicus fuscus isolate TK198812 chromosome 18, DD_ASM_mEF_20220401, whole genome shotgun sequence encodes:
- the FBXL2 gene encoding F-box/LRR-repeat protein 2, giving the protein MSNASHYDVMMAVFSNNDEGLINKKLPKELLLRIFSFLDIVTLCRCAQISKAWNILALDGSNWQRIDLFNFQTDVEGRVVENISKRCGGFLRKLSLRGCIGVGDSSLKTFAQNCRNIEHLNLNGCTKITDSTCYSLSRFCAKLKHLDLTSCVSITNSSLKGISEGCRNLEYLNLSWCDQITKDGIEALVRGCRGLKALLLRGCTQLEDEALKHIQNYCHELVSLNLQSCPRITDEGVVQICRGCHRLQALCLSGCSNLTDTSLTALALNCPRLQILEAARCSHLTDAGFTLLARNCHDLEKMDLEECVLITDSTLIQLSIHCPNLQALSLSHCELITDDGILHLSNSSCGHERLQVLELDNCLLITDVALEHLEHCRGLERLELYDCQQVTRAGIKRMRAQLPHVKVHAYFAPVTPPTAVGGSGHRLCRCCVIL; this is encoded by the exons AATATTTTCCTTCTTGGATATAGTAACTTTGTGCCGATGTGCACAGATTTCCAAG gcttGGAACATCTTAGCCCTGGATGGAAGCAATTGGCAAAGAATAGACCTTTTTAACTTTCAAACAGATGTAGAG GGCCGAGTGGTGGAAAACATCTCCAAGCGCTGCGGTGGGTTCCTGCGGAAGCTCAGCTTGCGAGGCTGCATTGGTGTTGGGGATTCCTCCCTGAA GACCTTTGCACAGAACTGCCGAAACATCGAACACTTAAACCTCAATGGGTGCACAAAAATCACTGACAG CACGTGTTACAGTCTTAGCAGATTCTGTGCCAAGCTGAAACATCTGGATCTGACCTCCTGCGTGTCCATTACCAACAGCTCCTTAAAGGGGATCAG TGAGGGCTGCCGGAACCTGGAGTACCTGAACCTCTCGTGGTGCGATCAGATCACGAAGGATGGCATCGAGGCCCTGGTGCGCGGCTGCCGAGGCCTGAAGGCCCTGCTCCTGCGGGGCTGCACGCAG TTAGAAGACGAAGCTCTAAAACACATTCAGAATTACTGCCATGAGCTCGTGAGCCTCAACCTCCAGTCCTGCCCA CGCATTACGGACGAAGGCGTGGTGCAGATCTGCAGGGGCTGCCACCGGCTGCAGGCCCTCTGCCTGTCTGGCTGCAGCAACCTCACGGACACCTCTCTCACAGCGCTGGCGTTGAACTGCCCGAGACTTCA GATTTTGGAGGCTGCCCGGTGTTCCCATTTGACCGATGCAGGCTTTACACTCTTAGCTCGG AATTGCCATGACCTCGAGAAGATGGATCTGGAAGAATGTGTCCTG ATAACCGACAGCACGCTCATCCAGCTCTCCATTCACTGTCCTAACCTGCAAGCCCTG AGCCTGTCCCACTGTGAGCTCATCACAGATGATGGAATCCTGCACCTGAGCAATAGCTCCTGTGGCCACGAGAGGCTGCAAGTACTGGAATTGGACAACTGCCTCCTCATCACCGACGTGGCCCTGGAGCACCTGGAGCACTGCCGTGGCCTAGAGCGCCTGGAGCTGTACGACTGCCAGCAGGTGACCCGCGCAGGCATCAAGCGGATGCGG GCTCAGCTCCCTCATGTCAAAGTCCATGCCTACTTCGCACCCGTCACCCCACCGACAGCAGTGGGGGGAAGCGGCCATCGGCTGTGCAGGTGTTGTGTCATTCTCTGA